GTGAAACCTGCTCAACTTCAAACCTTTGCATCATTTCAGTATGTAAATGAACTTCATCTCTATGAAATCTTCATTATGCACCTGTGAATTCTAGGAATTTAGCACCGTCACAATGTTTATGGACACTTTGTTACATTGCAGTGTTATTAAATTGTGTTAAAATGACGTGTGGGAGGATTTCTTTTATGTGTGTTGAAAGCCTACAGTACAACATCTATGATACAGTATGATTGCCAGAGGAAGTGTTTCCTTAAAATGCAATGGGAACTTATGGGAAGTGTAGATAAGCATCTGACAGACAATCCCAAAGATCTGTGGGTGGAAAAGCTAGATCATTTATTATGGATAACCTTCATGCCAAAAAGATTGAACCAAAAAAACTGACTGTCAGGACTTGTTCTGGCTGCTTAGTATGTTTGTAAAGCTCCAAGTATACATACCAGAGATGAAAAGTACATGAGGCAAAGCATACTAGAAAAATTTATCTgacagcagtggtgtaaagtaatgaattacaaatactcaaactaccaTAGCAGactagtttttctcaggaattagtCTGAAAAATGTGTACTCCAGTACATTTTTAGCAGTGTATCTATAGTTTAAGttctattttccttcaacctgcagtcacggctttcattcattcattcgaggtcgccacagtggaatgaaccgccaactattccagcattttttttttatgcaacgAATGTCCTtctagtattgggaaacactcatatgcAGGGTGTTTTAGGACGAAAGTTAGGAaacttcactttcgtccgcgacaccacTCTGACTCTCCCCTCCCACCCCCACGCTTTTCAATGTTGTCATTGTGCCCGTACCGGCCAGCGGCAGCCCTGGAATAATCAATCCCATGATTGCCATTTGATCAAATTATTACACAGAAAAATTACATCAGAGAGACGGACGTCAAGACATGaaagctttataaatgcagcaaacaaaATACAGTTTGTTTGAAGGATTTAAGTgtgacaaatttaagttgatcccttgctgttgtttttttcagtgtatattagAGAGGAATCTGATTTCAGACATGAGCAGTAGAGAAGCCTTGAAAGAGCCTCATTTGACTGAACCGCTGGTTTGAATCAAACGATTCGCAAAAGATTCAAAGCAGTGGTTCAGAATATGGCAatgtagttgaagtcaaaatgattcgccctcctgtgagttttgattttccttttcaaatattttttcacatttttacagtatttcgtataatattttttcttctggagagtcttatttgtcttattttaaggtcaatatagccagcttgagctatattttttcgatagtctacagaacaaaccatcgtcatacaataacctgcctagttaacctaattaacctagttaatcctttaaatgtcactttaagttgaatactagtgtcttgaaaaatatctagtcaaatattatttactgtcatcatgacaaagataaaataattcagttattagaaatgagttattaaaactgtttagaaatgtgttgaaaacatctctccgttaaactgagattgggaagaaaaaaatatacacggggggctaataaatcagctGTACATACACACCATGGCATCAGTGTAAAACACATGTTAACGTTCTGTCCTGTATAAAATCCCaccaagcaaaaaaacaaacaataacagtcactattaacatttattatacaCTGTTTAAAAGCTAGAATTTGTTGTTAAATATATACATGATCCACATTAAGTTGAACACTGATGTGTTACTGCTTTACCCATCTGTAGCTCAGCAAACATGCATGAAGAAGATGGTAAAGACGAGGCTTCTCTAGTGTTGTGGTGAGCTTCATATGGCTGTTTTTTTACTTGGTTTTTCAACGCAATACTGTTTCCTCCTGAAAAACCTGATCTCCAGCTGTGCTTGGGCTCCTTCAGGCCGTGGTTGGCTTCATCACAGCGGATTCTCCAAACACTTGCTTAAAGTAGCTGACGTGCTCCTCACAGTGCTCACCTGCAACAGGAAGATAATGTCAGAGGACGTCTACTCTCATGTCCACCATTATCAACATTgcaaaattgtgttattttatattcGGTTAACAAAAATCAAGCATATTTATAATCTGTTTTATTACAATGGAActgaaaatgttcagaaaagtattcacttttgctattgatatttttgtttctctgttGGAAAGTCATCAAAATATTTTGCTATTAGTTTTGGTACAAATATTAATCCAAAAAGCGATGCTCATATAGAACTATACATTTTCCAGAAAAGAGATGCACCAGATATTTATAATCACATTTGGTAatatttcattcagaaataatGCAATGTAATCTACCTGCAGCCATTCGATAAGAAAAGAagcgcataaactgcgatggaaacacttttaagNNNNNNNNNNNNNNNNNNNNNNNNNNNNNNNNNNNNNNNNNNNNNNNNNNNNNNNNNNNNNNNNNNNNNNNNNNNNNNNNNNNNNNNNNNNNNNNNNNNNAAAGTGTTAAAGTCAATCTCTGATCATTTTAGAAACATACCTTGCACTCATGGGAGAATTCCAAGTGTGGATATTCAGGAATAAAGTTTATAAAAtcctaaaaaaagagaaaaagttaaAAATAGTTCTCTTAAAAGAAACCTGTGCATAATAACTGCATTAATGACACTCACCACTGATTTTATAGTGCGCTGAACCGCTAAGATTTTGTTTCCTAATGAGAATTTGATACACTTCACCTCTCCTTTGTCGTCCATTCTGAAAATCAAAACTTAGGGGGTCTTTACAGTGTTTTAGTgttttaacttaatcgatttaaaacagttttcagtgattgttataaataaaagttagagtaaaatattgattattttcGAAATGTTGCTTAGACAAAAAAAGTGTATGAATAAATcgaataaaatattaaagctaaaataaaaagtgaatataagaggtaaaaattatattatatttaactaATACTAGAATATTAGAAATCTTTATGCAGGTAAAAATCTACAGTGCATAACATAtgaatacacccctcacaaatctctcatttaaatgaatattttctatgggatgatttacaatattatatttgagcacatacattagattagtcagtactaaagccaaatctggagcttatccaaCTAAATAACTGATGATAACAGTCCAAcgttagtacacccaaattaatatgttggggaaaatactaaatagaaaaaaattaaaaagtgcaaaaactaaaaaattattacattttgttgaagtgttgtagtttgtaattttattgtgcaatattttgaaatataaagataatacatttccaaaGACGTAAGGtgactaaactattattttaataaatatatctgttttaataCATTCGTTTTGTTCAAAtccaccaaaatatatgacctacattcactgaaaaatggataaaaatattatgtactcatTCATGTTGAGCACTGTAAGTATTAGCATATAAATAGCATCTAGTTGACTTACCGGAAAGCCACTGAGCTCTTGTCATCTGGTCCTTTAACCACAACACCTGTAGCCCCACCAGATCGCACCGCAAACACCTTTAAATCACATGACATACAAACTACAATTCATTATGAAACCTAACACAAATaattgtatcatatcatatatttatttaatgtcatgtCAGCAACAACGACTATTTTCATGTcataaaacatttcattaaaaaaattcacaatcaAATGAATCCATGAATTAGTTtagatttttaacattaatatctGATTAAAAGCAAATGTTGCATTTCCTTTcagtcattaaaagcaggacagtccaataAATTGCTTTACAGTAATAGGAATTTTACTAACTCCATCTAATAATCTAGTCTAGAATTGTCATTATATTTCTGCTAGGCTGttctttcttcatcagctgaggaagatcaacctcccaaaggagctg
This window of the Danio aesculapii chromosome 24, fDanAes4.1, whole genome shotgun sequence genome carries:
- the rmc1 gene encoding regulator of MON1-CCZ1 complex, encoding MNDEYYLELSENPVLFENASSVNNVFFDEANKQVFAVRSGGATGVVVKGPDDKSSVAFRMDDKGEVKCIKFSLGNKILAVQRTIKSVDFINFIPEYPHLEFSHECKVSTVRSTSATLSKCLENPL